A genomic window from Papaver somniferum cultivar HN1 unplaced genomic scaffold, ASM357369v1 unplaced-scaffold_15, whole genome shotgun sequence includes:
- the LOC113335548 gene encoding uncharacterized protein LOC113335548 encodes MTTRRDGGRMQLDEDIEEVGKTPFARQIQMAVVPAKCTLPVFTNIFDGTTSVVKHIKGYNRSLLQWEDNDAVLCKYFHVSLTGEALQWFEGLPIGTIRSFNHLQSIFLGAYISNNMLRPGIKKIFILRRRTNEILHNLTTRWRTMCNEMAGRVDDRNFILAFINALFPTNLLYTQIFRMKDTITMSSNKNTLLLNKSKEICNLIQLRLQMSMKGMQAYYQEQQMRSQAHPKGVKKRK; translated from the coding sequence ATGACAACACGAAGAGATGGAGGAAGGATGCAATTGGATGAAGACATAGAAGAAGTAGGAAAAACACCATTCGCAAGGCAGATACAAATGGCAGTAGTACCAGCTAAATGCACTTTACCTGTCTTTACTAATATTTTTGATGGAACCACATCTGTAGTGAAGCATATAAAGGGGTACAACAGATCTTTACTGCAATGGGAAGATAACGATGCGGTCTTATGTAAGTATTTTCATGTCagtttaacaggagaggcgttacaATGGTTCGAAGGGTTACCAATTGGAACAATAAGATCATTTAATCATCTCCAAAGTATATTCCTAGGAGCATACATCAGTAACAACATGTTACGACCAGGAATTAAAAAGATATTCATCTTAAGGAGAAGAACCAATGAAATATTGCATAACCTAACAACACGTTGGAGGACCATGTGTAATGAGATGGCTGGAAGAGTGGATGATAGAAATTTCATCTTGGCTTTCATTAATGCACTTTTCCCAACAAATTTGTTGTATACGCAAATATTCAGGATGAAAGATACCATTACTATGAGTTCCaataagaatacattgctctTGAATAAAAGCAAAGAGATATGTAATCTTATCCAGTTGCGGTTACAAATGTCAATGAAGGGAATGCAAGCCTACTACCAAGAACAACAAATGCGGTCGCAAGCACATCCCAAGGGAGTCAAGAAAAGAAAGTGA